CGAAGTAATGACCTGCCCCGGCGGTTGCATCGGCGGCGGCGGCCAGCCGCTCGGCGCGGTGCAGGACAACGTCAAGGCCCGCATGCGGGCGCTGTACCAGATCGACCGCGACGCGGCCTTGCGCACCTCGCACCACAATGCGTCGGTGAAGCGGCTGTACGAGGAATTTCTCGGCCATCCGCTGAGCCACAAGAGCCACGAATTGTTGCATACGCACTATGCGCCGCGCGAGGTCCTCTGGTAAACTGAGTGGATAACGAGATGCACCAGGCAGTACCCATTCGGCTGATCAGCACCATTCGCGAGAAATGCCGCGCCTGCTACACCTGTGTCCGCGAATGCCCGGCCAAGGCCATCTGTATTTCGGGCGGCCAGGCCGAGGTGATTCCGGACCGGTGTATCGGGTGCGGCAACTGCGTCCGGGTGTGCAGCCAGAATGCCAAGCAGGTGCTCAGTTCGATCGGTGAATTTCACCACGCCATCGACTCGGGGGCCGACGTGGCGGCCGTCGTCGCGCCGAGCTTCCCCGTCGATTTTTCGCACCTCGATCCGCGCCGGTTTGTCGGCATGATCCGCGCCCTGGGCTTCAAGTACGTCAACGAGGTTTCCTTCGGGGCGGACCTGGTCGCCGATCGCTACCGCAAACTCGTCGAACGCGAGGAGGATCATCAGTACATCGCCACCAATTGCCCGGCGGTGATGGGCTTCGTCGAACGCTATTACCCCGCTTCCACCGGCTCCCTGGCGCCCATCGTTTCGCCGATGGTGGCCACGGCGCGGGTGCTCAAGCGGCTGCACGGCGACAACCTCAAGATCATCTTCATCGGACCTTGCATCGCCAAGAAGGCCGAGGTTTACGGCGATTACTCGCCCAGCGAACTGGATGCCGCCCTGACGTTCGTCGAGCTCAGCGAACTGTTCACGCAGCAAGGCATCACCTCGGAAACGGTGGAACCGAGCGATTTCGACCCGCCCCACGGGGGGCTGGGCATGTTGTTTCCGATCAGTCGCGGCCTGCTCCAGGCGGCGGACGTCAGCGAGGACCTGCTTTCCGGCGACATCGTCGCGGCCGATGGCCGGCGCGATTTCGTCGAGGCGATCCGCGAATTCGACTCCGGCGACCTGGACGTCAAGCTGCTCGAAGTGCTGGCTTGCAACGGCTGCATCATGGGGCCGGGGATGAGCTGCAAGGATCCGCTCTTCCGCCGCCGGTCGCGCGTCAGCCACTATGCGCGCCAGAAACTGCTGGAAATCGACACCGAACAATGGCATCGGGACATGGAGGCGTTCGAGGATCTGAGCCTGCAGCGCGAGTTCGCCATGCCCTACCGCATCCAGAACCTGTACAGCTCGCTCTACAGCCCCATGTTTTCCGACATCGATCTGCGCCGTCAGTTCTCGCTGGACGATCAGCAGACCCCCATGCCGTCCGAGGATTCGCTGGCGAAGATCCTCAACCGCATGGGCAAATACACGCCCGAGGACGAATTGAACTGCGGCGCCTGCGGCTACGACTCGTGCCGCGAACACGCCATCGCGATCTACAAGGGGCTGGCCGAAATCGAAATGTGCCTCCCCTTCACCATCGAACAATTGCGCCGGACCGTCGGCGAGCTGGACCTGTCGCACAAGCAACTGGCCAGCACGCAGCAGGCTTTGATGCAATCCGAAAAGCTGGCCAGCATGGGCCAGCTCGCGGCCGGCGTCGCCCACGAGGTCAACAACCCCCTGGGCGTCGTGCTCATGTATTCGCACATTCTGCTCGACGAGTGCCAGACGGATTCCAAACTGTTCAACGACCTGAAAATGATCGTCGAACAGGCGGACCGCTGCAAGAAAATCGTCTCCAATTTGCTCGATTTCGCGCGCGAAAACCGGGTGGTGCTGCTGCCCGCCGACATCCGGCAACTCATCGAGGGCGCCCTCAAGGCGCTGCCCGCGCCGCCGAACGTCGCCGTCGAATTCGTCAACGAAATGGACAGTTCGATGGCCGATCTGGACAAGGACCAGATCACCCAGGTGATCACCAACCTGATCAGCAACGCGTACGCGGCGATGGAGGAACACGGCGGCAAGTTGACGGTCCGGACCTTCGGCAACGAGTACCAGGTGGGATTTCAGGTCCGGGATACCGGCGTGGGCATCGCGCGGGAAAACATGCGCAAGCTGTTTACGCCATTTTTCACGACCAAGAAGATGGGCAAGGGCACGGGACTGGGCCTGGCCGTGTCGTATGGCATCGTCAAGATGCACCGCGGCGACATCCAGGTCGAATCGAACGCCGATCCGGCCGCGGGGCCGACCGGCACGATGTTCACGGTGACCTTGCCACGGCAACCGAAACAGACTTAACTAGGTGCCGAACCCGCCGGGCCGGCCCGGCGGCGCGCGGAACGCGGATTCGCTCCCGCTCCGTTTCGGCGCAACGATAAGGCAGGACCACAATGGAACAGGCCAAAAAGACCGTGATGTTGGTAGACGACGACATCGATTATTTGACCCAGATGCAGTTGCAGTTGGAAGCGGCGAACTTCCAGGTCGTCACCGCCGACAGCCAGGCGGAAGCCGAAAAGCTGCTCTTGAATCTGCGCCCGGATGCCGCGATCGTCGATTTGATGATGGAAAACATGGACGGCGGTTTCGTCCTGTGCCACCGGATCAAAAAAATCGATCCGAAGATTCCCGTGATCATGGTGACGGCGGTGACCAGCGAAACCGGACTGGAATTCGAAACCGGCCCCGCCGGTCAGCGCACCTGGCTCAAGGCCGACGCGCTGCTGACCAAGCCGGCGCGGTTCGAACAGTTGAAGCGGGAGTTGGATCGGCTGTTGCAAGGATGAGGGGCATGAGCCAGCTCACCATCATGGTGGTCGACGATGAAATGGGCATGCGGATGGCCGTGGCCCGGTCGCTGGAGAATTTCGCGGTCGACATGCCGGACATCGGTGGCGCCGTAACCTTTAAGATTCTCCAGGCGGGCAGCGGCGAGGAGGCCCTGGAAATCCTCGCGCAGACGCCCGTCGATCTGCTCCTGCTCGACCACAAAATGCCCGGCATCTCCGGGCTGGATGTGCTGGCTCAAGTCAGCGCCAAGGAAATGGACGTCTTGGTGGTGATGATCACCGCCTACGCGTCGCTGGAAACGGCGATCACCGCCACCAAGCGTGGTGCTTACGACTTCCTGGCCAAACCGTTCACCCCCGACGAACTCAAGGCCGCCGTCCGCAAGGCGGCCAAGCACCTCGTGATCCAACGCCAGGCGCGCAAACTGGCCGAGGAAAAGCGGCAGGTCCGCTTCCAGTTGATCTCCGTGGTGGCCCATGAACTCAAGGCCCCGCTCGGCGCGATCGAAGGCTATCTCTACCTGCTGCGCGACCGGCCCGCCGGCGACGATTGGAACGCCTACCAGAAGGCCATCGAGCGGTCCATCCTGCGGCTGCAGGGCATGCGCAAACTGATCACCGACTTGCTCGACCTGACGCGCATCGAATCCGGCCAGAAGAAGCGCGAGCTGACACAGGTGGAACTGCGCGAGACGATCCAGATGTCGATCGACGCCGTCCAGGCCGACGCCAACGCGCGGCACATCGCCATTCAATTCCACGACGGGTCGCCGATCACCGTCTGGGCCGACCGCGGCGAAATGGAAATCGTCTTCAACAACCTGCTGACCAACGCCGTCAAGTACAACCGCGAAAACGGGCGGGTCGATGTGAAGCTGTCGGAAAAGGCGGGGTTGATCACCGCCGAGGTCGCCGATACCGGCATCGGCATGTCGCCCGAGGAAACGGCCAAGCTGTTCGGCGACTTCGTGCGCATTAAAAACAA
The Myxococcales bacterium genome window above contains:
- a CDS encoding 4Fe-4S binding protein; its protein translation is MRLISTIREKCRACYTCVRECPAKAICISGGQAEVIPDRCIGCGNCVRVCSQNAKQVLSSIGEFHHAIDSGADVAAVVAPSFPVDFSHLDPRRFVGMIRALGFKYVNEVSFGADLVADRYRKLVEREEDHQYIATNCPAVMGFVERYYPASTGSLAPIVSPMVATARVLKRLHGDNLKIIFIGPCIAKKAEVYGDYSPSELDAALTFVELSELFTQQGITSETVEPSDFDPPHGGLGMLFPISRGLLQAADVSEDLLSGDIVAADGRRDFVEAIREFDSGDLDVKLLEVLACNGCIMGPGMSCKDPLFRRRSRVSHYARQKLLEIDTEQWHRDMEAFEDLSLQREFAMPYRIQNLYSSLYSPMFSDIDLRRQFSLDDQQTPMPSEDSLAKILNRMGKYTPEDELNCGACGYDSCREHAIAIYKGLAEIEMCLPFTIEQLRRTVGELDLSHKQLASTQQALMQSEKLASMGQLAAGVAHEVNNPLGVVLMYSHILLDECQTDSKLFNDLKMIVEQADRCKKIVSNLLDFARENRVVLLPADIRQLIEGALKALPAPPNVAVEFVNEMDSSMADLDKDQITQVITNLISNAYAAMEEHGGKLTVRTFGNEYQVGFQVRDTGVGIARENMRKLFTPFFTTKKMGKGTGLGLAVSYGIVKMHRGDIQVESNADPAAGPTGTMFTVTLPRQPKQT
- a CDS encoding response regulator, producing MEQAKKTVMLVDDDIDYLTQMQLQLEAANFQVVTADSQAEAEKLLLNLRPDAAIVDLMMENMDGGFVLCHRIKKIDPKIPVIMVTAVTSETGLEFETGPAGQRTWLKADALLTKPARFEQLKRELDRLLQG
- a CDS encoding response regulator, with product MSQLTIMVVDDEMGMRMAVARSLENFAVDMPDIGGAVTFKILQAGSGEEALEILAQTPVDLLLLDHKMPGISGLDVLAQVSAKEMDVLVVMITAYASLETAITATKRGAYDFLAKPFTPDELKAAVRKAAKHLVIQRQARKLAEEKRQVRFQLISVVAHELKAPLGAIEGYLYLLRDRPAGDDWNAYQKAIERSILRLQGMRKLITDLLDLTRIESGQKKRELTQVELRETIQMSIDAVQADANARHIAIQFHDGSPITVWADRGEMEIVFNNLLTNAVKYNRENGRVDVKLSEKAGLITAEVADTGIGMSPEETAKLFGDFVRIKNKKTKDIMGSGLGLSILKKIAQLYHGDVAVKSEPDVGSTFTVTLRSEDAPAPAATPAN